Proteins encoded together in one Myxococcus stipitatus window:
- a CDS encoding serine/threonine protein kinase: protein MNASNQPARLRPFRPQPFGRYTLLSHLATGGMGEIYLARLEGAQGFEKLCVIKKILPQLAEDSDFVERFVGEARTLVRLSHGSIAQVLDMGLHEGEAYMALEHVDGKDLRKVAARVRDRQVPLPLTFILYVMGRVLDALAYAHRKKDDDGEDLKLVHRDISPQNILISYEGEVKVVDFGLAKSRLSAAKTNPSIILGKFLYMSPEQARHQPVDRRSDLYAVGLCLYELIAGKNPFDGLHPGELMAMVANPRVPPLDEVEPLTPRAVTALVAKALEVDPAQRFQTAEEFRGRLQSCLLEIDVNAGPESVSKFMRDLFATDFQSERRLLSSLKEVPRGGYGTGEVRALGSEPEESGPPSRPVMPAGALLPAKTIRLDGPVEALSFHPTPRSREAGGPVNDGETRPGIPMDESTRPAFPLEALEEEARVRAARLNPDTSPSVEVKLEAFERPAPPPPPPAVPAVPRPASMTREVPIAVVPPEAFPPGTAPRPPAPEPRPSTVDQRPSGLDSRPTELELKPIGALGPPDVTSETEMGEPPSPFTVEPTEPRAEPYRTAPELRAVPVAPRPSPPPVAPRAPPPAPPPAPLTTQQRLAVTPPPAGASPRTSQALSQSLIPGLSAQAPAPRAQPPEDSAASSGTHDAAGSLVPTPEQMGDEAQASSLAEMDTHPRASRPVRPERYEDTQPRGVRDGDTDPRAMQPPEHTEPRVARASLSPSRSQPDDTQPRVVLDAALLREVEEEERAARPKTGARRLPRASSPGMAPVPASASGRRTGSSHVRPVSASVRVDVMEEDEEDADVRVSIPPQDETRRTSVPVRPNATAQAGARTQGEDTRRTSMPRRESRRGVAPLMVGLGLVLVVALVGGALVLFPEWRKQVAQELGLERAPGGPPPAQSLGLKARQPPGAAARQAPSGQAEPSQPSPPARAAAEPAGEAATPRAEAAAAVAATPEPALATPPPPAPAPAVTEAPRPERVEEPQDDMLAPLSPSGAAKAAPPPPQAKRGSTPKSRTSPSAGLSKAQAELKREWRTATSYYSQLTKDRPCEALGLACNKYFDLKQQVEDVQGEPPPDLLGRIKKFNEFAQKQLDNAR, encoded by the coding sequence ATGAACGCCTCCAACCAACCCGCCCGGCTGCGCCCGTTCCGGCCCCAGCCCTTTGGCCGGTACACCCTCCTGTCCCACCTGGCGACGGGTGGCATGGGCGAAATCTACCTGGCCCGTCTGGAAGGGGCGCAGGGCTTCGAGAAGCTCTGCGTCATCAAGAAGATCCTCCCGCAGCTGGCCGAGGACTCCGACTTCGTGGAGCGCTTCGTGGGCGAGGCGCGCACCCTGGTGCGGCTCAGCCACGGCTCCATCGCCCAGGTGCTGGACATGGGCCTGCACGAGGGCGAGGCCTACATGGCCCTCGAGCACGTGGACGGCAAGGACCTGCGCAAGGTGGCCGCGCGCGTGCGGGACAGGCAGGTGCCGCTGCCGCTCACCTTCATCCTCTACGTCATGGGCCGGGTGCTGGACGCGCTCGCCTACGCGCACCGCAAGAAGGACGACGACGGCGAGGACCTGAAGCTGGTCCACCGGGACATCTCCCCGCAGAACATCCTCATCTCCTACGAGGGGGAGGTGAAGGTCGTCGACTTCGGCCTGGCCAAGAGCCGGCTGTCCGCGGCCAAGACGAACCCCAGCATCATCCTGGGCAAGTTCCTCTACATGTCCCCGGAGCAGGCGCGGCACCAGCCGGTGGACCGCCGCAGCGACCTGTACGCGGTGGGGCTCTGCCTCTACGAGCTCATCGCCGGCAAGAACCCCTTCGACGGCCTGCACCCGGGCGAGCTGATGGCCATGGTGGCCAACCCCAGGGTGCCGCCGCTGGACGAGGTGGAGCCGCTCACCCCGCGCGCGGTGACGGCGCTGGTGGCCAAGGCGCTGGAGGTGGACCCGGCGCAGCGCTTCCAGACGGCGGAGGAGTTCCGCGGGCGGCTGCAGTCGTGCCTGCTGGAGATCGACGTCAACGCGGGGCCGGAGAGCGTCAGCAAGTTCATGCGGGACTTGTTCGCCACGGACTTCCAGTCGGAGCGCCGGCTGCTGTCGAGCCTCAAGGAGGTGCCGCGCGGCGGCTATGGCACCGGCGAGGTGCGCGCGCTGGGCTCCGAGCCGGAGGAGAGCGGCCCCCCGTCCCGGCCGGTGATGCCCGCGGGCGCGCTGCTCCCCGCGAAGACCATCCGGCTGGATGGCCCGGTGGAGGCCCTGTCCTTCCACCCCACGCCCCGCAGCCGCGAGGCGGGCGGGCCGGTGAACGACGGCGAGACGCGTCCGGGAATCCCCATGGACGAGTCCACCCGTCCCGCCTTCCCGCTGGAGGCCCTCGAGGAGGAGGCCCGGGTCCGCGCGGCGCGCCTCAACCCGGACACGTCGCCCTCCGTGGAGGTGAAGCTGGAGGCCTTCGAGCGGCCTGCTCCGCCCCCGCCGCCGCCCGCGGTTCCCGCCGTGCCCCGGCCCGCGTCGATGACGCGCGAGGTGCCCATCGCCGTCGTGCCCCCGGAGGCCTTCCCTCCAGGCACGGCGCCGCGTCCCCCCGCTCCGGAGCCCAGGCCCTCGACGGTGGATCAACGCCCATCCGGGCTGGACTCGCGCCCCACGGAGCTGGAGCTCAAGCCCATCGGGGCGCTGGGCCCTCCGGACGTGACGTCCGAGACGGAGATGGGCGAGCCGCCGTCGCCCTTCACCGTGGAGCCCACCGAACCGCGCGCGGAGCCCTATCGCACGGCGCCGGAGCTGCGCGCCGTCCCCGTCGCGCCGCGTCCGTCGCCGCCGCCCGTGGCGCCTCGTGCTCCGCCTCCCGCGCCTCCGCCAGCGCCGCTCACGACCCAGCAGCGGCTGGCGGTGACGCCGCCGCCGGCCGGGGCCTCGCCACGCACCAGCCAGGCGCTGTCGCAGTCGCTCATCCCAGGTCTGTCCGCGCAGGCTCCCGCGCCCCGCGCGCAGCCCCCGGAGGACTCCGCCGCGTCCTCCGGGACGCACGACGCCGCCGGGTCGTTGGTGCCCACGCCGGAGCAGATGGGCGACGAGGCGCAGGCGTCGAGCCTGGCGGAGATGGACACCCATCCCCGCGCCAGTCGCCCCGTGCGCCCGGAGCGCTACGAGGACACCCAGCCTCGCGGCGTGCGCGACGGGGACACCGACCCCCGGGCGATGCAGCCACCCGAGCACACCGAGCCCCGCGTGGCGCGCGCGAGCCTCTCCCCGTCGCGCTCGCAGCCCGACGACACCCAGCCCCGCGTGGTGCTGGACGCGGCGCTGCTGCGCGAGGTGGAAGAGGAGGAGCGCGCCGCCCGACCGAAGACGGGGGCCCGGCGGCTGCCTCGCGCCTCGTCGCCCGGCATGGCTCCGGTACCCGCGTCTGCGTCGGGCCGCCGCACGGGGTCCTCCCACGTGCGGCCCGTCAGCGCGTCCGTGCGCGTGGACGTGATGGAGGAGGACGAGGAGGACGCCGACGTCCGCGTGTCCATCCCTCCCCAGGACGAGACGCGCCGCACGTCCGTGCCGGTGCGGCCCAACGCCACCGCGCAGGCGGGCGCGCGGACACAGGGCGAGGACACCCGGCGCACGTCCATGCCCCGACGGGAGTCCCGCCGCGGCGTCGCGCCGTTGATGGTGGGCCTCGGCCTGGTGCTCGTCGTGGCGCTCGTCGGGGGCGCGCTGGTGCTGTTCCCCGAGTGGCGCAAGCAGGTGGCGCAGGAGCTGGGCCTGGAGCGGGCCCCGGGAGGTCCTCCGCCGGCCCAGAGCCTCGGCCTGAAGGCGCGCCAGCCTCCCGGCGCGGCGGCTCGGCAGGCGCCCTCGGGACAGGCCGAGCCTTCCCAACCATCACCTCCCGCCAGGGCCGCCGCGGAGCCCGCGGGGGAGGCCGCGACCCCGCGGGCGGAGGCCGCCGCGGCCGTGGCCGCGACGCCCGAGCCCGCGCTGGCGACGCCGCCGCCGCCGGCTCCAGCGCCCGCGGTGACGGAGGCCCCGCGCCCCGAACGGGTGGAGGAGCCCCAGGACGACATGCTGGCGCCGTTGTCTCCCTCGGGGGCCGCGAAGGCGGCGCCACCGCCACCCCAGGCGAAGCGGGGCTCGACCCCCAAGTCACGCACCTCCCCGTCCGCTGGACTGAGCAAGGCCCAGGCGGAGCTCAAGAGGGAGTGGAGGACGGCGACGAGCTACTACTCGCAGCTCACCAAGGACCGCCCCTGCG
- a CDS encoding FHA domain-containing protein, which yields MWQIIINGPGYFDTSYDLPEGVTSLGRADENDIVLGGDLVSRRHARLYVESDILRIEDLGSRNGSRVNGAPLQGSRQLSPGDTVALGENTLSVRQPNTVENAATEMVDLGAGGVVRFGHGQDVGPSVLLAKNVRDVDVLRLLDNVGPLPFEDFSASTPITPATPRVGQETLVLLFRVAEALATATSLSTFLDTTMDRLLERTNATTAVVLLKHATGAMVPAAVRHKGKLAKGEVPVSDAIVDEVLRQGRALAVGDVRDDRRFASRESVILYGVDNVLCIPIGAEPPYVGVLYVNTSAKGDSSVEAMLDACSAVAHLVATGVQKFSPRDGGATLERLRRNLERFHPPDVAERRASEAMRQGGRLPGLEERTVTVLHVELVGFGALTSRIGAAKATQLLNDFHARASGIVYSFEATVEGFQGDSMRALFGVPYVKGEDAVRAVRAALSLRTDWERAMSRKPLDERCDLRMALHTTRALVGMIGAEVRSNYTVVGEGTALASWLSATANPGQILLTGKVLASVGARFDVMPLGERLVRAPKDKVAAFEVLDEDVGQLTNPGLR from the coding sequence ATGTGGCAGATCATCATCAACGGGCCCGGCTACTTCGACACGTCCTATGACCTGCCGGAGGGCGTGACCAGCCTGGGCCGCGCGGACGAGAACGACATCGTCCTGGGCGGCGACCTGGTGTCGCGCAGACACGCGCGCCTGTACGTCGAGTCGGACATCCTGCGTATCGAGGACCTGGGCAGCCGCAACGGCAGCCGCGTCAACGGCGCGCCGCTCCAGGGTTCGCGCCAGCTCTCCCCGGGCGACACCGTGGCGCTGGGAGAGAACACCCTCTCCGTGCGCCAGCCGAACACGGTGGAGAACGCGGCCACGGAGATGGTGGACCTGGGCGCGGGCGGGGTGGTGCGCTTCGGCCACGGGCAGGACGTGGGCCCGTCGGTGCTGCTCGCCAAGAACGTGCGCGACGTGGACGTGCTGCGCCTGCTCGACAACGTGGGGCCGCTCCCGTTCGAGGACTTCTCCGCCTCCACGCCCATCACCCCGGCGACGCCGCGCGTGGGGCAGGAGACGCTGGTGCTGTTGTTCCGCGTCGCGGAGGCGCTGGCGACGGCCACCTCGCTGTCCACGTTCCTCGACACGACGATGGACCGGCTGCTGGAGCGCACCAACGCCACCACCGCCGTGGTGCTGCTCAAGCACGCCACGGGCGCCATGGTGCCGGCGGCGGTGCGCCACAAGGGCAAGCTGGCCAAGGGCGAGGTGCCCGTCTCCGACGCCATCGTCGACGAGGTCCTGCGCCAGGGCCGCGCGCTCGCGGTGGGTGACGTGCGCGACGACCGCCGCTTCGCCTCGCGCGAGAGCGTCATCCTCTACGGCGTGGACAACGTGCTGTGCATCCCCATCGGCGCGGAGCCGCCCTATGTCGGCGTGCTCTACGTCAACACCTCCGCCAAGGGCGACAGCTCCGTGGAGGCCATGCTGGATGCGTGCTCGGCGGTGGCGCACCTGGTGGCCACCGGCGTGCAGAAGTTCTCCCCCCGCGACGGCGGCGCCACGCTGGAGCGCCTGCGCCGCAACCTGGAGCGCTTCCACCCGCCGGACGTGGCGGAGCGCCGCGCCTCGGAGGCCATGCGCCAGGGCGGCAGGCTGCCAGGCCTGGAGGAGCGCACCGTCACCGTGCTGCACGTGGAGCTGGTGGGCTTCGGCGCCCTGACCTCCCGCATCGGCGCGGCCAAGGCCACCCAGCTGCTCAACGACTTCCACGCCCGCGCCAGCGGCATCGTGTACAGCTTCGAGGCCACCGTGGAGGGCTTCCAGGGCGACTCCATGCGGGCCCTGTTCGGCGTCCCCTACGTGAAGGGCGAGGACGCCGTGAGGGCCGTGCGGGCCGCGCTCTCCTTGCGCACGGACTGGGAGCGCGCCATGAGCCGCAAGCCCCTGGACGAGCGGTGCGACCTGCGCATGGCGCTCCACACCACCCGGGCCCTGGTGGGGATGATCGGCGCGGAGGTGCGCTCGAACTACACGGTGGTGGGGGAGGGCACGGCGCTGGCGAGCTGGCTGTCCGCCACGGCCAACCCCGGCCAGATTCTCCTGACGGGCAAGGTCCTGGCGTCCGTGGGGGCCCGCTTCGACGTCATGCCCCTGGGAGAGCGCCTGGTGCGCGCCCCCAAGGACAAGGTCGCCGCCTTCGAGGTGCTCGACGAGGATGTAGGCCAGCTCACCAACCCGGGCCTGCGGTGA
- a CDS encoding ubiquinol-cytochrome c reductase iron-sulfur subunit, whose translation MTSLDRRSALLALARGGCALAALGTGCGGEWRQAVVLAPPPEGAACSGAPPPGTAEQGWVEVRLEDHPALATPGGHAEVRLPEALLDVVLVHVSPGCFVALWRICTHGDCAVAWLPDEGVMECPCHGSRFAQDGQILQGPARRPLTAFTAVRKENSVFIHRPR comes from the coding sequence GTGACGTCGCTGGACCGCCGCTCGGCCCTCCTCGCGCTCGCGCGGGGAGGGTGTGCCCTCGCCGCGCTCGGGACCGGGTGCGGCGGGGAGTGGCGGCAGGCCGTGGTGCTCGCCCCGCCCCCCGAGGGCGCCGCCTGTTCCGGGGCGCCCCCGCCGGGGACGGCCGAGCAGGGCTGGGTGGAGGTCCGCCTCGAGGACCACCCCGCGCTCGCCACGCCAGGAGGCCACGCCGAGGTCCGTCTCCCCGAGGCGCTCCTCGACGTGGTGCTCGTCCATGTCTCGCCCGGGTGCTTCGTCGCGCTCTGGCGCATCTGCACCCACGGTGATTGCGCCGTGGCCTGGCTCCCCGATGAGGGAGTCATGGAGTGCCCCTGCCACGGCTCGCGCTTCGCCCAGGATGGCCAGATCCTCCAGGGCCCCGCCCGGCGCCCCCTCACCGCCTTCACCGCCGTGCGGAAGGAGAACTCCGTCTTCATCCACCGCCCACGCTGA
- a CDS encoding cell surface protein produces the protein MTSRAFRIHCWGAALSLLLCLAACGDDAPSSPSPDAGDAGPDAGPSKPADPYADEVVEFVPGAGAGFGQDRFPDVVLGPPTGLGPDNGSLDVLSLGKGGSITLRFTDLEVTDGPGVDLLVFENAFLVAGGPQTFSERATVSVSVDGVEWATFPCAPADAAGGYPGCAGVKPVTANPANGVSATDPAVAGGDGFDLATVGLTRARYVRIVDSGTNVAGGNSAGFDLDAVAVVNGAPVVGAP, from the coding sequence GTGACGTCGCGCGCGTTTCGCATTCATTGCTGGGGCGCGGCCTTGTCCCTGCTCCTGTGCCTCGCGGCCTGTGGTGACGACGCGCCGTCCTCGCCGTCGCCGGACGCGGGAGACGCGGGTCCGGACGCGGGCCCCTCGAAGCCCGCGGACCCCTACGCGGACGAGGTGGTCGAGTTCGTCCCGGGCGCGGGCGCCGGCTTCGGCCAGGACCGGTTCCCCGACGTGGTCCTCGGTCCTCCCACCGGATTGGGGCCGGACAACGGCTCGCTGGACGTACTGTCGCTGGGCAAGGGCGGCTCCATCACCCTGCGCTTCACGGACCTCGAGGTGACCGACGGGCCCGGCGTGGACCTGCTCGTCTTCGAGAACGCCTTCCTCGTCGCGGGCGGGCCCCAGACGTTCTCCGAGCGGGCCACCGTGTCCGTCAGCGTCGACGGCGTCGAGTGGGCCACCTTCCCGTGCGCGCCAGCGGACGCGGCGGGCGGATATCCGGGATGCGCGGGCGTCAAGCCGGTGACGGCCAACCCCGCCAACGGCGTGAGCGCGACGGACCCGGCGGTGGCTGGAGGCGACGGGTTCGATTTGGCGACGGTGGGCCTCACCCGGGCGCGCTACGTCCGCATCGTGGACTCGGGCACCAACGTCGCGGGTGGCAACTCCGCTGGCTTCGACCTGGACGCCGTCGCGGTGGTGAACGGCGCGCCGGTGGTCGGCGCTCCGTGA
- a CDS encoding cell surface protein — translation MSPRVLSPLRRGALLACLVGLAGCGDEAMPLSPEDTGQEDSGTPDGLVPDAATPDASDPYADEVVQFTPGPGAGFGQDRFPDVVLGPPVGAGLDSGSLDVLSLGKGGTIVLRFTDLAVMDGPGVDLLVFENPFLIAGGPSAFTERARVAVSDDGVLWFEFPCAPSDAAGGYPGCAGVKPVTANPANGVSATDPAVAGGDGFDLATVGLTRARYVRIVDAGTNGSSGTSAGFDLDGVAVVNGVSLSGTP, via the coding sequence ATGAGCCCGCGCGTCCTGTCGCCACTCCGTCGAGGCGCGCTGCTCGCGTGCCTCGTGGGCCTCGCGGGCTGCGGTGACGAGGCCATGCCCCTCTCCCCGGAGGACACGGGACAGGAGGACTCGGGAACGCCGGATGGCCTCGTCCCCGATGCCGCGACTCCGGATGCATCGGACCCGTACGCGGACGAGGTGGTCCAGTTCACCCCGGGCCCCGGCGCGGGCTTCGGCCAGGACCGGTTCCCCGACGTGGTCCTCGGACCTCCCGTGGGGGCGGGGTTGGACAGCGGCTCGCTGGACGTGCTGTCGCTGGGCAAGGGCGGCACCATCGTCCTGCGCTTCACGGACCTCGCGGTGATGGATGGGCCGGGCGTGGACCTGCTCGTCTTCGAGAACCCCTTCCTCATCGCGGGAGGCCCCAGCGCCTTCACCGAGCGAGCGCGCGTGGCGGTGAGCGACGACGGCGTCCTGTGGTTCGAGTTCCCCTGCGCGCCGTCGGACGCGGCGGGCGGGTACCCGGGATGCGCGGGCGTCAAGCCGGTGACGGCCAACCCCGCCAACGGCGTGAGCGCGACGGACCCGGCGGTGGCTGGAGGCGACGGGTTCGACCTGGCGACGGTGGGCCTCACCCGGGCGCGCTACGTGCGCATCGTCGACGCGGGCACCAACGGGTCGAGCGGCACCTCCGCCGGCTTCGACCTGGATGGCGTCGCCGTGGTCAATGGCGTGTCGTTGTCGGGCACGCCCTAG